In Streptomyces sp. NBC_01426, one genomic interval encodes:
- a CDS encoding GPR1/FUN34/YaaH family transporter: protein MSTVSVPGEAGDTEPALPGRRFEPDLRAMTRINLRPIASPMPLGFFTVAIASVMTGCLQLGVFEAGDRRAVALCVLPAFALQLVVSVLAFGARDVIAATLMGTFAGSWLAYALVVGTGAAGGHRVLGVFNLAFLCFGALMAAVTRPKRALWLVLVVSLPRWAATGLAGLTGADWLGYTAGALGIAVALAATYAAFALMLEDMRSEEVLPIGRSGPAHTAVEGDLAVQLRNLERQAGVRRTL from the coding sequence GAGTACCGTCTCCGTCCCCGGCGAGGCCGGGGACACCGAACCGGCCCTGCCCGGGCGCCGGTTCGAACCGGACCTCAGGGCGATGACGCGGATCAACCTGCGGCCGATCGCCTCGCCCATGCCGCTCGGCTTCTTCACCGTGGCCATCGCCTCCGTGATGACCGGCTGCCTCCAACTCGGCGTCTTCGAGGCCGGGGACCGGCGTGCCGTGGCCCTGTGCGTGCTGCCCGCCTTCGCGCTGCAACTCGTCGTGAGCGTCCTCGCCTTCGGGGCCCGGGACGTGATCGCGGCCACGCTCATGGGGACCTTCGCGGGCAGCTGGCTCGCGTACGCCCTGGTCGTGGGCACCGGAGCGGCCGGCGGGCACCGGGTGCTCGGCGTGTTCAACCTCGCGTTCCTGTGCTTCGGGGCCCTGATGGCGGCCGTGACCCGGCCCAAACGGGCGCTGTGGCTGGTCCTGGTGGTGTCCCTGCCCCGCTGGGCAGCCACCGGACTGGCCGGGCTGACCGGGGCCGACTGGCTCGGGTACACGGCGGGCGCCCTCGGGATCGCGGTGGCGCTGGCCGCCACGTACGCGGCCTTCGCGTTGATGCTGGAGGACATGCGCAGCGAGGAGGTGCTCCCCATCGGCCGCAGCGGGCCCGCCCACACGGCCGTCGAGGGAGACCTCGCGGTGCAGCTCCGAAATCTCGAACGACAGGCGGGTGTGCGGCGCACGCTCTGA
- a CDS encoding helix-turn-helix transcriptional regulator codes for MTTVAPESDVRRHELAEFLRSRRERITPEQVGLPPGRRRRTPGLRREEVAQLSAVGVTWYTWLEQAREIQVSPQVLDAVARALLLDPTERAHLFSLAGSLDPAPNTPCPSVTPALRAMLDQLGPIPACVQNSRYDILAYNATYGRLLCDLDSLPPEDRNCMWLAFTDPQWRAAMVDVPDVNRVMAAKFRASMAEHLAEPAWKTLLARLDAASAEFREIWARHEVVGLGGKSKYIRNPHVGLLHVEQTNLWLGPTAGPRLMTYVPLDEETRSRLERLSRMEHLDRPSHPGSPDRRSSPDRPGRPGEDRDAA; via the coding sequence ATGACCACTGTGGCCCCCGAGAGCGACGTCCGCCGGCACGAGCTGGCCGAGTTCCTGCGCAGCCGGCGGGAGCGGATCACGCCCGAGCAGGTGGGGCTGCCGCCCGGGCGGCGCCGGCGTACGCCCGGGCTGCGCCGCGAGGAGGTGGCGCAGCTGTCGGCGGTCGGCGTCACCTGGTACACGTGGCTGGAGCAGGCCCGGGAGATCCAGGTGTCCCCGCAGGTGCTGGACGCCGTGGCGCGCGCCCTGCTGCTGGACCCCACCGAGCGCGCGCACCTCTTCTCGCTGGCCGGCAGCCTCGACCCGGCGCCGAACACCCCCTGCCCGAGCGTGACGCCCGCGCTGCGGGCGATGCTCGACCAACTGGGGCCGATCCCGGCGTGCGTGCAGAACAGCCGCTACGACATCCTCGCGTACAACGCCACCTACGGACGGCTGCTGTGCGATCTGGACAGTCTGCCGCCCGAGGACCGGAACTGCATGTGGTTGGCGTTCACCGATCCGCAGTGGCGGGCGGCCATGGTCGACGTGCCCGACGTGAACCGGGTGATGGCGGCCAAGTTCCGCGCGTCGATGGCGGAGCACCTGGCCGAGCCGGCCTGGAAGACGCTGCTCGCCCGGCTGGACGCGGCCTCGGCGGAGTTCCGGGAGATCTGGGCGCGGCACGAGGTGGTCGGCCTGGGCGGCAAGTCCAAGTACATCCGCAACCCGCACGTGGGGCTGCTCCACGTCGAGCAGACCAATCTGTGGTTGGGCCCGACGGCGGGGCCGCGTCTGATGACGTACGTACCGCTGGACGAGGAGACGCGCTCGCGGCTGGAACGCCTGTCGCGCATGGAGCACCTCGACCGCCCGAGCCACCCGGGCAGCCCGGACCGCCGGAGCAGCCCGGACCGCCCGGGCCGCCCGGGAGAAGATCGCGATGCCGCTTGA
- a CDS encoding GDSL-type esterase/lipase family protein → MTDWTTTPLEPAFVRGAIDLERTARGIRPHRLPAWVREQFPDPGLAMAEAQTSGVRVAFRTRATVVELETIPTRMAYQGAPPRPAGVYDLLVDGELAGRATVTGGNVHTVDMAAGTAVTTAGPAGVARFAGLSDVMKDVEIWLPHTETTELIALRTDAPVEAAPADGRRVWVHHGSSISHGSNAERPRSTWPALAAARGGVELINLGFGGNALLDPFVARVLRDTAADLISVKIGINLVNTDLMRLRAFTPAVHGFLDTIREGHPDTPLLVVSPVLCPLQEDTPGPLAPEFDGQRLRFRATGDPADVAAGRLTLTVIREELSRITARRAASDPNLHHLDGRALYGEADFAELPLPDDLHPDAAGHRRIGERFGELVFGSGGPFEATRGAM, encoded by the coding sequence ATGACCGACTGGACCACCACCCCCCTCGAGCCCGCCTTCGTGCGCGGCGCCATCGACCTGGAACGCACCGCCCGGGGCATCCGGCCGCACCGGCTGCCCGCCTGGGTCCGCGAGCAGTTCCCCGATCCGGGCCTGGCCATGGCCGAGGCCCAGACCTCCGGCGTACGGGTCGCCTTCCGCACCCGCGCCACCGTCGTGGAGCTGGAGACGATCCCCACCCGGATGGCCTACCAGGGCGCTCCGCCCCGGCCCGCCGGGGTGTACGACCTGCTCGTGGACGGCGAACTCGCCGGGCGGGCGACCGTGACCGGCGGGAACGTCCACACCGTCGACATGGCCGCCGGGACTGCGGTCACCACCGCGGGACCGGCCGGCGTCGCACGGTTCGCCGGGCTGTCCGACGTGATGAAGGACGTCGAGATCTGGCTGCCGCACACGGAGACGACCGAGCTGATCGCCCTGCGCACCGACGCGCCCGTCGAGGCGGCGCCCGCCGACGGCCGCCGCGTGTGGGTGCACCACGGCAGTTCGATCAGCCACGGTTCCAACGCCGAGCGTCCGCGCTCGACCTGGCCGGCGCTGGCCGCCGCCCGCGGCGGGGTCGAGTTGATCAACCTGGGCTTCGGCGGCAACGCCCTGCTCGACCCTTTCGTCGCGCGGGTCCTGCGCGACACGGCCGCGGACCTGATCAGCGTCAAGATCGGCATCAACCTGGTCAACACCGACCTGATGCGGCTGCGCGCCTTCACGCCGGCGGTCCACGGCTTCCTCGACACCATCCGCGAGGGCCACCCGGACACACCCCTGCTGGTGGTCTCCCCCGTGCTCTGCCCGCTCCAGGAGGACACCCCGGGTCCGCTCGCGCCGGAGTTCGACGGGCAGAGGCTGCGCTTTCGGGCGACGGGCGACCCGGCGGACGTCGCCGCGGGCCGGCTGACGCTGACCGTCATCCGCGAGGAACTGTCCCGCATCACCGCGCGGCGGGCGGCCTCGGACCCGAACCTGCACCACCTCGACGGTCGCGCCCTGTACGGAGAGGCCGACTTCGCGGAACTGCCGCTGCCCGACGATCTGCACCCGGACGCCGCAGGACACCGTCGCATCGGCGAGCGCTTCGGCGAGCTGGTCTTCGGTTCCGGCGGCCCGTTCGAGGCCACCCGAGGCGCCATGTAA
- a CDS encoding glyceraldehyde-3-phosphate dehydrogenase produces MTVNDDSFTNWKNREEIAESMIPIIGKLHRERDVTVLLHSRSLVNKSVVSILKTHRFARQIAGEELSVTETLPFLEALTPLDLGPSQIDIGMLAATYKSDTRGLSVGEFTAEAVSGATGDNKIECRESRDVVLYGFGRIGRLVARLLIEKAGSGNGLRLRAIVVRQGGEQDIVKRASLLRRDSIHGQFQGTITVDEANSKIIANGNEIKVIYAGDPSEIDYTAYGIKDAILIDNTGKWRDREGLSKHLRPGIDKVVLTAPGKGDVPNIVHGVNHDMIKPDEQILSCASCTTNAIVPPLKAMADEYGVLRGHVETVHSFTNDQNLLDNYHPADRRGRSAPLNMVITETGAASAVAKALPELKAPITGSSIRVPVPDVSIAILSLRLGRETTREDVLDYLRNVSLTSPLKRQIDFTTAPDAVSSDFIGSRHASIVDAGATKVDGDNAILYLWYDNEFGYSCQVIRVVQHVSGVEYPTFPAPAV; encoded by the coding sequence GTGACTGTCAATGACGACTCGTTCACCAACTGGAAAAACCGCGAGGAGATCGCGGAATCGATGATCCCGATCATCGGGAAGCTGCACCGCGAGCGGGACGTCACCGTCCTGCTGCACAGCCGCTCCTTGGTGAACAAGTCGGTGGTCAGCATCCTCAAGACCCACCGATTCGCCCGTCAGATCGCCGGCGAGGAGCTCTCGGTCACCGAGACCCTGCCGTTCCTGGAGGCGCTCACCCCGCTCGACCTCGGTCCGTCCCAGATCGACATCGGGATGCTCGCCGCGACCTACAAGAGCGACACCCGAGGTCTCTCGGTGGGCGAGTTCACGGCCGAGGCCGTGTCCGGCGCCACCGGCGACAACAAGATCGAGTGCCGCGAGTCGCGTGACGTCGTCCTGTACGGCTTCGGTCGCATCGGCCGCCTCGTCGCCCGCCTGCTGATCGAGAAGGCCGGTTCCGGCAACGGTCTGCGCCTGCGCGCCATCGTCGTCCGCCAGGGCGGCGAGCAGGACATCGTCAAGCGCGCCTCGCTGCTGCGCCGCGACTCCATCCACGGGCAGTTCCAGGGCACGATCACCGTCGACGAGGCGAACAGCAAGATCATCGCCAACGGCAACGAGATCAAGGTGATCTACGCCGGGGACCCGTCGGAGATCGACTACACGGCGTACGGCATCAAGGACGCCATCCTCATCGACAACACCGGCAAGTGGCGCGACCGCGAGGGCCTCTCCAAGCACCTGCGCCCCGGTATCGACAAGGTCGTCCTGACCGCGCCGGGCAAGGGCGACGTCCCGAACATCGTCCACGGCGTCAACCACGACATGATCAAGCCGGACGAGCAGATCCTGTCCTGCGCCTCCTGCACCACCAACGCGATCGTCCCGCCGCTGAAGGCGATGGCGGACGAGTACGGCGTCCTGCGCGGCCACGTGGAGACCGTCCACTCGTTCACCAACGACCAGAACCTGCTGGACAACTACCACCCGGCCGACCGTCGAGGCCGCTCCGCGCCGCTCAACATGGTCATCACCGAGACCGGCGCCGCCTCCGCCGTCGCCAAGGCGCTGCCCGAACTCAAGGCGCCGATCACCGGCAGCTCGATCCGCGTCCCGGTGCCGGACGTGTCGATCGCGATCCTCAGCCTGCGGCTCGGTCGCGAGACCACCCGCGAGGACGTCCTCGACTACCTGCGGAACGTGTCGCTGACCTCGCCGCTCAAGCGGCAGATCGACTTCACCACCGCCCCCGACGCGGTGTCGAGCGACTTCATCGGCTCGCGCCACGCCTCGATCGTCGACGCCGGCGCCACCAAGGTCGACGGTGACAACGCGATCCTGTACCTCTGGTACGACAACGAGTTCGGCTACTCCTGCCAGGTCATCCGCGTCGTCCAGCACGTCTCCGGGGTGGAGTACCCGACCTTCCCGGCCCCGGCGGTCTGA
- a CDS encoding helix-turn-helix transcriptional regulator — translation MVKATGITNRIRALRFAHAEMTQAELAERVGVTRQTVIAIEKGRYSPSLETAFRIARVFAVPLEQVFQYTDEQYTNEEGTAP, via the coding sequence GTGGTGAAGGCGACCGGCATCACGAACCGGATCCGGGCCCTGCGCTTCGCACACGCGGAGATGACGCAGGCCGAGCTGGCGGAACGCGTCGGCGTGACCCGGCAGACCGTCATCGCGATCGAGAAGGGCCGCTACTCGCCCTCCCTCGAAACGGCGTTCCGGATCGCCCGCGTCTTCGCGGTCCCGCTCGAACAGGTCTTCCAGTACACGGACGAGCAGTACACGAATGAGGAAGGGACGGCGCCGTGA
- a CDS encoding NAD(P)-dependent alcohol dehydrogenase has translation MKAIAQDTYGSSEVLELRDVETPTPGDGEVLIAVRAAALDAGVWHLMTGRPHLVRLMGYGLRRPKVPVRGREVAGRIEAVGEGVTAFRVGDEVFGVCEGSFAEYATARQDKIASVPAGIPPEHAAALPVSGLTALQALRDAGRVRPGQRVLVIGAAGGVGTYAVQLAKAYGAHVTGVCSTSKTELVRSLGADEVVDYTREEFADGARAYDLILDTAGNRTLSHLRRALTPRGTLVLVGGEGGGRWIGTMARVLRAALLNPFVRHDLKPFMAAERQADLDVLRRHVEAGELTPTIHAVRPLAEAPDAIDEMHRGEARGKTLIVP, from the coding sequence GTGAAGGCGATCGCACAGGACACGTACGGCTCCAGCGAGGTACTGGAGCTCCGGGACGTCGAGACTCCCACACCGGGCGACGGCGAGGTGCTGATCGCGGTCCGGGCCGCCGCCCTGGATGCCGGGGTCTGGCACCTCATGACCGGCCGGCCCCACCTGGTCCGCCTGATGGGGTACGGGCTGCGCCGGCCCAAGGTGCCCGTGCGCGGCCGGGAGGTGGCGGGGCGGATCGAGGCCGTTGGCGAGGGGGTGACCGCCTTCCGGGTGGGCGACGAGGTGTTCGGCGTCTGCGAGGGTTCGTTCGCCGAGTACGCGACGGCCCGACAGGACAAGATCGCCTCCGTGCCCGCGGGCATTCCGCCGGAACACGCGGCCGCCCTCCCCGTCTCCGGCCTCACCGCGCTCCAGGCCCTGCGCGACGCGGGCCGTGTCCGGCCCGGACAGCGGGTCCTGGTCATCGGCGCGGCGGGCGGGGTGGGCACGTACGCCGTACAGCTGGCCAAGGCGTACGGCGCCCACGTCACCGGCGTGTGCAGCACCTCGAAGACGGAGCTGGTGCGCTCGCTCGGCGCGGACGAGGTCGTCGACTACACCCGCGAGGAGTTCGCCGACGGCGCCCGCGCCTACGACCTCATACTCGACACCGCCGGCAACCGCACGCTCTCCCACCTGAGACGGGCCCTGACCCCTCGGGGGACGCTCGTCCTCGTCGGCGGCGAGGGCGGCGGTCGCTGGATCGGCACGATGGCCCGGGTGCTGCGCGCCGCACTGCTGAACCCCTTCGTGCGACACGACCTCAAACCGTTCATGGCCGCGGAACGCCAAGCCGACCTGGACGTCCTGAGGCGACACGTCGAGGCGGGCGAGCTGACCCCGACGATTCACGCCGTCCGCCCCCTCGCCGAGGCACCGGATGCGATCGACGAAATGCACCGGGGCGAGGCCCGCGGCAAGACCCTGATCGTTCCCTAG
- a CDS encoding lipoate--protein ligase family protein, with protein MHGEYKVPGGKLVVVDLDVESAGSGDVLRDVRVAGDFFLEPDEAILAIDRALTGAPADAPAEQLAARVEAALPPGTVMFGFSAEAVGIAVRRAVAHATDWTDYDWQLIHDAPQSPALHMALDEVLTAEVAAGRRPPTLRMWEWGAPAVVIGSFQSLRNEVDARALEEHGMTVVRRISGGGAMFIEPGNTITYSLSVPDALVRGLSFADSYAYLDDWVLGALDGMGVKAWYQPLNDIATESGKIAGAAQKRLAGAHGAVLHHVTMAYDIDADKMLDVLRIGREKLSDKGTKSAKKRVDPLRRQTGLPRDAVMRRMIESFRDRYGLSEGSVTPEEMARARELAADKFGSEKWTARVP; from the coding sequence GTGCACGGTGAATACAAGGTGCCGGGTGGCAAGCTCGTCGTCGTGGACCTGGACGTCGAATCCGCCGGGAGCGGCGACGTACTGCGCGACGTGCGGGTGGCCGGCGACTTCTTCCTCGAACCGGACGAGGCCATCCTCGCCATCGACCGTGCGCTGACCGGCGCGCCCGCCGACGCCCCCGCCGAACAGCTCGCGGCCCGGGTCGAGGCGGCGCTCCCCCCGGGCACGGTGATGTTCGGGTTCTCGGCGGAGGCCGTGGGGATCGCCGTCCGGCGGGCCGTGGCGCACGCCACCGACTGGACGGACTACGACTGGCAGCTGATCCACGACGCCCCCCAGTCCCCCGCCCTGCACATGGCCCTGGACGAGGTGCTGACGGCCGAGGTCGCCGCCGGACGGCGACCGCCGACGCTGCGGATGTGGGAGTGGGGAGCGCCGGCCGTGGTGATCGGGAGCTTCCAGTCGCTGCGCAACGAGGTGGACGCGCGGGCGTTGGAGGAGCACGGGATGACGGTGGTGCGCCGGATCAGCGGCGGCGGCGCCATGTTCATCGAGCCGGGCAACACCATCACGTACTCCCTGAGCGTGCCGGACGCGCTCGTGCGGGGACTGTCGTTCGCCGACAGCTACGCCTACCTCGACGACTGGGTGTTGGGGGCCCTGGACGGCATGGGCGTGAAGGCCTGGTACCAGCCCCTCAACGACATCGCCACCGAGTCGGGGAAGATCGCGGGCGCCGCGCAGAAGCGCCTGGCCGGGGCGCACGGCGCGGTCCTGCACCACGTGACCATGGCGTACGACATCGACGCGGACAAGATGCTCGACGTGCTCCGCATCGGCAGGGAGAAGCTGTCGGACAAGGGGACGAAGAGCGCGAAGAAGCGGGTGGACCCGCTGCGCCGCCAGACCGGGCTGCCGCGGGACGCGGTCATGCGCCGGATGATCGAGTCCTTCCGGGACCGGTACGGGCTGTCGGAGGGCTCGGTCACGCCCGAGGAGATGGCGCGGGCAAGGGAGTTGGCCGCCGACAAGTTCGGCTCCGAGAAGTGGACCGCGCGCGTTCCGTGA
- a CDS encoding MFS transporter yields MTETTVRTTHPTPAVHPAAGRTDPAPRTAAGITPLGLFTVLLGAALPLIDFFIVNVALPTIDRDLAAGPALLELIVAGYGVTYAVLLVLGGRLGDMAGRRRLFLIGMAAFGVTSLACGLAPTAWTLVAARVAQGVAAALMLPQVLATIQATTQGAHRARAMSLYGATAGLSMVAGQILGGVLVAADVAGTGWRSVFLVNVPVVIVGLVLAVRAVPETRSERPASVDVPGTLLLALTLVSLLLPLTEGRAAGWPLWTWLSLAVFPFSATAFYLTERRADRLGQSPLVPPSLLRLDSLRRGLVMLVPFSIGFSGFMFVIAVVLQQALHMGPVAAGLTLVPMAVAFFAASLAGPRLVGRYGTRVVTAGGLLQAIGVCLMLLAVRRDWPDLGILALAPGVAVAGLGQGLQLPVLMRLMLSDVPADRAGVGGGVMVTTQQSALALGVATVGSLFLALAASTGMRDALVVTLIVQLGLIALTTLLSLRLPRVMR; encoded by the coding sequence GTGACTGAGACAACGGTACGCACGACCCATCCGACTCCGGCCGTCCACCCGGCCGCCGGCCGCACGGACCCGGCCCCCCGGACCGCCGCGGGCATCACCCCGCTCGGCCTGTTCACGGTCCTCCTCGGAGCGGCCCTGCCGCTGATCGACTTCTTCATCGTCAACGTCGCGCTGCCCACCATCGACCGGGACCTGGCCGCCGGCCCGGCGCTGCTGGAACTGATCGTCGCCGGCTACGGGGTCACGTACGCCGTCCTGCTGGTCCTCGGCGGCCGGCTCGGCGACATGGCCGGGCGGCGCCGGCTCTTCCTGATCGGCATGGCCGCCTTCGGGGTCACCTCGCTCGCCTGCGGCCTCGCCCCCACGGCCTGGACGCTCGTCGCGGCCCGCGTGGCCCAGGGAGTCGCCGCCGCGCTGATGCTCCCGCAGGTGCTCGCCACCATCCAGGCCACCACCCAGGGCGCCCACCGGGCCCGCGCGATGAGCCTGTACGGGGCCACGGCCGGGCTGTCCATGGTCGCCGGGCAGATCCTCGGCGGAGTCCTCGTCGCCGCCGACGTGGCCGGCACCGGCTGGCGCTCGGTCTTCCTCGTGAACGTCCCCGTGGTGATCGTCGGCCTGGTCCTGGCGGTCCGCGCCGTCCCGGAGACCCGTTCCGAACGCCCCGCGTCGGTCGACGTGCCGGGCACCCTGCTGCTGGCCCTGACCCTGGTGTCCCTGCTGCTGCCGCTGACCGAGGGACGGGCCGCCGGCTGGCCGCTGTGGACCTGGCTCTCGCTGGCGGTCTTCCCCTTCTCCGCCACCGCCTTCTACCTGACGGAACGGCGCGCCGACCGCCTCGGACAGAGCCCCCTCGTACCGCCGAGCCTGCTGCGCCTGGACTCGCTGCGGCGCGGACTGGTGATGCTGGTGCCGTTCTCCATCGGCTTCAGCGGCTTCATGTTCGTCATCGCGGTCGTCCTCCAACAGGCCCTGCACATGGGACCCGTGGCGGCCGGACTGACCCTGGTGCCGATGGCGGTGGCCTTCTTCGCCGCGTCCCTCGCCGGTCCTCGACTCGTCGGACGGTACGGCACCCGGGTGGTCACGGCGGGCGGCCTGCTCCAGGCGATCGGCGTCTGCCTGATGCTCCTCGCGGTGCGACGGGACTGGCCCGATCTCGGAATCCTCGCCCTGGCTCCCGGCGTCGCCGTCGCCGGACTCGGCCAGGGTCTGCAACTCCCCGTCCTGATGCGGCTGATGCTCTCCGACGTACCGGCCGACCGGGCCGGCGTGGGCGGCGGGGTCATGGTCACCACCCAACAGTCCGCCCTCGCCCTCGGTGTCGCGACCGTCGGCAGTCTCTTCCTCGCCCTGGCCGCGTCGACGGGCATGCGGGACGCCCTCGTCGTGACCCTGATCGTCCAGTTGGGTCTGATCGCGCTGACGACCCTGCTCAGCCTGCGCCTGCCGCGCGTCATGCGGTGA
- a CDS encoding S1 family peptidase translates to MSVSTPPPGPHRPTARSRTVRRLPARATAVGAAAVLCLVASTTGARAIVHGKDSTEAYPFMASIPMTLDEGPASLDGVCGGALIAPQWVVTAAHCAQDVGATHPTGTVRIGSAARHSGGTVAKIVQKVVHPGYHGLGEERSTNDIALLKLDRPVRQKPVAMADHAPKVGASTRVIGFGTVVDALDPEHWVFPERLQELDTRSVATGECAEINGKSELCTAARTPRAMACSGDSGGPQIQRLAGRWQLVGATSGDGDHAADPHCAGGPGIWTSVPAHKGWITKTIAAHH, encoded by the coding sequence ATGAGCGTTTCCACTCCGCCTCCCGGCCCGCACCGTCCGACCGCCCGCTCCCGGACGGTCCGCCGTCTCCCGGCCAGAGCCACCGCGGTCGGGGCGGCAGCCGTCCTGTGCCTGGTGGCATCGACCACCGGCGCCCGGGCGATCGTCCACGGGAAGGACTCCACCGAGGCGTATCCGTTCATGGCCTCGATCCCGATGACGCTGGACGAGGGCCCGGCCTCCCTCGACGGAGTCTGCGGAGGCGCCCTGATCGCCCCCCAGTGGGTGGTGACGGCCGCACACTGCGCCCAGGACGTCGGGGCCACCCACCCGACCGGCACGGTCCGGATCGGCAGCGCAGCACGGCATTCGGGCGGCACGGTCGCCAAGATCGTCCAGAAGGTGGTCCACCCGGGGTACCACGGCCTGGGCGAGGAGCGTTCGACCAATGACATCGCCCTGCTGAAGCTCGACCGCCCCGTCCGGCAGAAGCCCGTCGCCATGGCCGACCACGCGCCGAAGGTGGGCGCGTCCACCCGGGTCATCGGCTTCGGAACCGTCGTCGACGCCTTGGACCCCGAACACTGGGTCTTCCCCGAGCGTCTCCAGGAACTCGACACCCGCAGCGTCGCCACCGGCGAGTGCGCCGAGATCAACGGGAAGAGCGAGCTGTGCACGGCCGCCCGCACCCCCCGGGCGATGGCCTGCTCCGGGGACTCCGGAGGGCCGCAGATCCAGCGCCTCGCCGGCCGCTGGCAGCTCGTCGGGGCCACCTCCGGGGACGGCGACCACGCGGCCGACCCGCACTGCGCCGGCGGTCCCGGGATCTGGACGTCCGTGCCCGCGCACAAGGGCTGGATCACCAAGACCATCGCCGCGCACCACTGA